In Leptolyngbya sp. O-77, the genomic window CACGATGTTTTGGCTGAGCGCACGGGCTTGTTTGGCGATTTCCAGCAGGTCAAACACGCCTTTTTCGGGTTCGATGCGCCCTGCAAACAGCACGCGGAAGGGCGATCGCCCGTTATCCGGAGGAGCCAGCAGAGCAAACTGCTCCCGCCGATAGACTGGCGTAAAAATTGAAATCGTGGGGTGCTGCTGGTGGGTGAGCAGCGCAACTTGCTCCGCAATATCGTCAGAAATCGCCAAAATCGCGCGACAATCTCGGCTAAACAGCCGCCTACCCCAGTTTAGAGCCATTTTCTCGACCCGGCGCATGGGCAGAAACTTGCGCCATAGCACGCAGTGCAGCGACGGAATCACCTGCACCCCCAGCCGGGGCAGCAGCGACAGCATGAACCAGTGGGTCGTGCCATCGGCCACCACTGCTACATCGGCGCGAAACCGCATGGCCGTCATCGCCAGCCTCAGCCCGTACCAGATTTGTCCTACGTGATAGAGCAGCCCGCTGGCATTGCGAAAAGGAATCGGTCGATGTTCCAGCGTAAAGGTTCCATCCTGAATCTTTTGCGAATCTTGGTGAGAGGAAATCACATAAGCATCCGCATTGAGTTCACGACAGACTTCAAAAAACTGTCCGGAGTAGGTCACTGAAACTTGCGACGGATCATCTTTTTGCTGTCTCCAGTGCTGGTATGTTCCAATTACATTTCCAGGGCCAGCCGCGTACAAAACGCGCAGAGACGATGGCATCACCTTTTGCATGAAAACGACCTCAGATCAGCGGAAGAAGCAGTTGCAGCAATCTCGATGTGGGCGTATGGAAGACACTCTGGAGGCGTTAAGTCGTGCAGAGGGCGATCGCACTTTTCACTTAGCGTTCCCGAACTTAGGGCGAAGCTAGCGGCAGGCTCGGCCTTCGACGCGGGAGCGATCGCGGCGCAGGTTTTCGCTTCGGGACTCGTTTTCGCAGCGACTCCGGCTTTAGCACCAGCCCCGCAATACCGCCGCTGGAGAGCGTGAAAATAGGATTGGGCATGGCGTTTAGCACACAATCCAGCGCAAAGAGAACCGTGACCACCGCAACGCAGACGGCAGGCGCAGCCAGCGGATGGGCCCACACCTTAGGCGGGTAGCGAATCGCGCACAGCAGAAACGACGGCACAATCATCGTGCTAAACAGCGTGATCAGCCCAAACGCACCCTGATTGCCAAAGGCGATGATCCACAGGCTATCGGTGACAGAAATATCCTTGCCGTAGTCGTCGTAGACGCGGGCGCGACCCCACCCACCCCAGCCAAAAACGGGACGCTGGCGGGCTTTTTCGCTCAGCAGTTCCTCGTTTTCTAGTCGAAAGATCAGCGATTGAGCGCGTTCCGCATTCAGCGTTTTGGTGACAAATTCTTCGATGCTGTCGCGGCGATCGGGCGTAATGTAGCCCGTTGCGCCCATATAAAGGTACGTGCTGATGAATATCACCAGGAGGATAAGTGGAATGTAGGTTTTCAGCTTGCTGCCCAAAAATAAGATAAGCAGACCAAATACCAGCAGCAGGTAAGCCCCCGTCGAGCGGCAGTTGAGAAAACTGATCACCAGCACAGGAACCAGCGTTTTCATCGGCTTGTCCCAGAACTTTTTCAGCACGCCGCTTTTCCAGAGCCAGATGCCCACCAGCGCTGCCGCCATCATCCAGGCCCCCACCGCCAGCCCGTGAGCCATAAACACCGTGGGACGATAGCCGCCCATCCGCATGGTTTGCGAAAAGTCGGCGCGGGCGTGATAGCCGTAGACCATCCGGTGAAGCTGGGGGCTGAAGCGCGATTCGTAGATCGTGAAGGGAATGTAGACGAGTCCTCCGGCAAAGATGGCGATCGCCAAGTGCTTCATGCCCGCCAGATTACTCAAGTACAATCGCCCAAACAGATAAGGCAATCCCCAACTCACGACCTGCTCCAGGCTGCTGGAAACGCCGTCATAAGCGCCCAGCCCATTTGCCATTGAGGAGATAAACGGACTGATGCAATACAACACCATCAGCCCGTCAATCCAGCCAGGTTTGAAGGTGCTAAATCGTCCTGAGTCGAACACGAACACAGCCAGCAAAATGCCATAGCACGTCGCCGACATTTTGGTGTAGTCAGGAATGCTGGGCAGCACGATGGCCGCCTGCGGCAGGAACAGCCACGCGACCACAAAACTGATGATGACGGCCCGCGGGGGGGAATAGCGCGTGAACAGGTACAGCACGATGGGAATCCAGCCGTACATCACGAGGGCAACTGTCGGGACTCATGGCGATCGCTCCTCAGGGGTTACACCGATCCGCCAAAGGCGGGCAGCCCCCAGCCCAGCGCCAGCCGCAGCCCCAACACCGCCGCCAGCAGTCCCAAAAACACGGCCGTCGCCTGCACATCCTGTCGCCAGCAGCCCAGCCGCTCTTTTTCCAGCCCGTATAGCACCACGCCATACATCGGCAAGTCGCTAAAGGTGATGGCCAGCACGCCACCCCACAGCCCCGCCATATCGAACCCCAGCGGAATGCCAAGGGCGATCGCCCCAAACCGCAGCAGGTTTCCCCAAGCGCCGTAGACCGACTTACCCACACTCAGCAGACAGGGGTTCATCGTGCTATACAGCAGCGTGTGCCATAGCCCAAAAGACATCACAGGCACCATCCACGCGGCATCCCGATAGCGGTTGTCGTACAGCATCAGGATGAATAAATCGCCAAAGCCGACCACGCCCGACAGCAGCAGCGCCGACCCCATCAGCAATAGCCAGCGCTTTTTCAAAATCTTGGCCCGCAATTCAGGCCGGGGCAGATCTGCCGTGCGCGACACCACCGGAAAAATCACCTTGGTTCCCAATGCGCCAATCACCTGCCGGGGAATGTCCGACAGCGTGAAGGCGATGGTGTAAATCCCCAGCATCGTGATGGAGATGTATTTGCCGAGAATCAAGCGGTCGGCCTGGGTCGCCAAAAACGTCAGCGCGGTAGAGATAAAGATCCAGCGGCCAAAGCTGAATAAATCTCGCAGCGATTCTTTTTCCCAGCACAACTGGTTGCGATAGCCCGGAATCAGCCAAAAGCTGCGGGCTGTTCGCAGGGCTGCTGCTACCAGGTTGCCGCCCACCAGCGCCCAAATCGTTGGGCTAAAGCTGGCCCAGATGATCATAAAAATCAGCGAGGCCGCCTGCATGATGGCATCGAACTTGATGGTCTTGGCCAGGTCAACGTGGCGGCGCAGGGTCGCAACAGCGGTAGACTCAAACCCATTGAGAATGGTGGTCAGCCCGACGATGGGAATCAGCCAGAGCAGGCGTGGCTCGTTGTAAAACTGGGCGGTGGGATAGGCGATCGCCAGACAAAACAGCCACAGTCCAAAGCCCCGCACGATTTGCAGCGTCCAGGCCGTGTTGTAAAAGGCTGGCTCGTCGCCGCGCTTGTTTTGCACAATGCTGGGAATGATGCCCACATCGGAAAACAGTTGCAGCCCGATGATGGGAATATTTACCAGTGCCATCAGTCCGAAATATTCTGGCAGCAGCAGCCGCGTCAGAATCAGGTTGCCGCCGAAGCGCATGATCTGGCTGGCTCCGTAGCCTGCAATAGTCCAGATCACGCCGCTGAGGGCCAGTCGGTTGAGAGAGGCAGAAGAGTCCATGCGAATTCCGTGGGAAGGGGCAGAGAGACGTTCGGTCGCGTTCCAAGCAGGCTAGATGCTGTTGAGCGAAGGCAGCAGATGAGGTTGGGGCAGACAGCCAGCAGCAACCGTAGGCAACTCCTAGCCTTCGGGAATCGGTTGAGACAGGTCGGGTTGGGCGATCGCCTCGGACAATCGCGCTTCGGTTTCAATCTGCTGAAACAGGGTCGCTAGCTTGCGGGCTTCGGTGGCAGCGTTGTGCTGCTGAAACACGCGCGATCGCCCCCGTTCTCCCATCGCACTTAGCGTTTCCGAGTCGGCTAGCAGCACCTCTCGCAGCGCCGCCGTCAGGTCTTCGACCGCGCCCGGCGGCACCAGCCAGCCCGATCGCCCTGACTCCACCAGTTCGGGAATGCCTGCCACATAGGTACTCACCACCGGACGCGCCAGCGCCAGCGCCTCCATCAGCACGACGGGCAGGCCCTCGGCAAAGCTGGGCAACACCAGGGCGCGAGAATTTACGATATGCTGCCGCACCTCAGCGCTGCTGGCCCAGCCCGTAATTTCAACCTGAGACTGTAGACCGTACTGAGCGATGGCCGCCTCTACCTGGGGACGCAGTTCGCCGTCGCCCACTAGCACCAGCTTGAAGGGAATACCCTCCGCCGCTAGGGGGGCGATCGCCTCCAGCAGCAGCAAGTGCCCCTTTTGCTCACTCAGTCGCCCCACGCAGACCAATTGCTGCGTTTCGGGAACCGGGGTCGCCGCCTGGGTCAAAAATTCTTCATCCACGCCGCAGTGAACCACCTGAATCTTGCGCCAATCGGCAGCCTCGCACCAGCGCATCAGTTGACTTCTGCCAAAGGCACTGATCGCCACGACCCCTGCCGCCCGCCGGATTTTTTCGGGCAGCAGCAGCGCCTCTGGTCGGTCAAATTCTTCGGGGCCATGCACCGTAAAGCTGTAGGTCGGCCCGCCCAGCGCGTGGCACAACATGGCTACGGTCGTGGAGTTCGTACCAAAATGAGCATGGACATGCGTAATTCCCTGGAGATGCAACTCGCGCCGCAAAATGCAGGCTTCCGCAAGGTAAGCCAGATGATGAGCCAGTCCGCGCTGACCCCGACGACTGATTTTCAGCGTAAAGGCAAGTGCTTTTTAGAAACTGTCCGGGGATGAGCCAACGCGGTTTGAATCAATCCCTTTGCTAAGCCAGAGATACCCCGCGACAGAATCACCTGAGTTTTGTGCAGTTCTGCCTGGTCGCCAGGGTCTACCAGCTCGCCACCGCAGGAGCGCACCGAAAAGCGAGCAACAGGCGTGCCGCCCGCCTCCAGCGCCAGAATTTCTCGCCGGATAAAGCTGTGGCTGACCTTGGGGATATTGGTTCACCAAATACGCAATCGTCATGGCTGCTTTTGCAGGGGGGGGGATGTGCTAAGGGGCGGGCTGAGGCTGCGCCCCAATCCAGTGTGCCCATGCGGGATGGGGTGGTAACATTTGCCACGCCAAGTATGCGTCACAGAAAATTCCAACGGCTGGACTGAAACCGGATTGAGGGGCAATATCGGCCCGACTTTTAAGCACGCCAAGATGCATCAAAGCCGAAGCAAATTCTGGCAATCTCCGCAATTTTGACTAGACTTGCGGGCGTTACTGAGAGCCAGCAGTTGGGCATTCTAAAGCCAGAGTTTATGAATCAACGCAGCGTGCGATTCGCGAAGCGATCCCTACGGGAATCGCCCGCTCTGCCTTTATCCAGCACCGAACAGCACCAAGCAGCACCAAGCAGCACCGAAATTGAAAACCCGCTCATTCACCTAAGCCCAATTCAAACTGCACCGATCGCAAAGATGCGTCTCACTTAAAAATCAGCGTCTATGACACCCCCAATCCAGACTGTTGCGCCTCATCTTCCCGACGCTCTCTGCCCTCCTGTGCCGCAGCGTGTCCGTCCAATCGCCCACCGCAACAATATCCGTGTTAATACGGCATTAACGGTTTTCATTAGCACTATTGCCCTGCCCGTCATTAGCGCCATCGCCCTCCCCGTCGCCGCGCAAACGTCTTCGACAGGCACGTCTTCGACAGGATGGACAGCAACCCCGACCTCTCCTGCTGCGCCGATGACAAACGTCCCAGCGCAGGTACAACCCTCGCCCCAACCGGGGTTGCAGCCCCTCATGCCGCTGTTGCCCGCCGCCCCGCAGACTGACTCGCCCTTTACCCTCCAGCAGCCCCTTCCTGCCGCCCAAAGCCGCGATACCTACATCCTGGGTGCAGGCGATGCCATTCGCATTGATATTTTCGACGTGCCAGAATTCAGCGGGCAGAATGGGCAATACACGATCCTGTCGGATGGCTCTCTGAACCTGCCCTGGATTGGCAATGTGTCGGTTCAAAACATGACGCTGGAGCAGGCCGCCAACACGCTGGCTCAGCGCTACGCCCGCTATATCGACAATCCGCTGATTACCGTGACGCTGCTGGCTCCTCGCCCGATGCGGATCGGCATCATCGGTCAGGTGAATCGCCCTGGAATTTATACGGTCAACCCAGCGACAGGCGCAACCTCCCAAAAGCAAACCGTTAGCACTGCTATCCAGGCGGCAGGGGGTATTACCCAACTGGCAAACGTGCGGGCGATCGAGGTGCGCCGCCCCACGCCCAGCGGAGAGCATAGCATCACGGTCGATCTGTGGCGATTCTTGCAGGCTGGCGACATTTCTCAGGACATTGCGCTGCAAGATGGCGATACGGTGGTGATTCCCCAGGCCGATTCCATTGACCCCACAGAGTCGGCTCAGATCGCCGCCGCTAGCTTTTCTCCGGCCACCATCAACGTCAACATCGTGGGTGAAGTAATGCGGCCAGGCACCCTTGCGCTGCCGCCGAATGTCTCGCTGAATCAGGCCATCATGGCAGCGGGCGGGTTTAATCGGCAGCGGGCGCGGCAGAGCGAAGTCAGCCTGATCCGGCTCAATCCTGACGGCACGGTGACGAAGCGAGAGGTAGATATTGATTTTGCGGCCAGCCTGAACGATGCCACCAATCCGCCGCTTCGCAGTAACGACATTATCGTGGTCGGGCGATCGTCCCTCGCGTCTACCTCGGATTTTTTGAATACGCTGCTCAGCCCGCTCAACGGCGTGTTTTCCATTTTTCGCGTGTTTGATGGGCTGGGTACTCTGCTGGCCCCGTCGCCCCGAAACCCCTAGAGCAGAGCAAGCAACCCAAGGAGTTCATCTTTGGGCCATGTTGGATAACGGCGAACGCATGGTTGGTTAAAGCAGGGTGCATTCTAGAAACGCCTTTCAAAGTAGGGCGTTCAACCTGAAATTTAAGCGCAGATTCTCA contains:
- a CDS encoding glycosyltransferase family 4 protein, whose product is MTYSGQFFEVCRELNADAYVISSHQDSQKIQDGTFTLEHRPIPFRNASGLLYHVGQIWYGLRLAMTAMRFRADVAVVADGTTHWFMLSLLPRLGVQVIPSLHCVLWRKFLPMRRVEKMALNWGRRLFSRDCRAILAISDDIAEQVALLTHQQHPTISIFTPVYRREQFALLAPPDNGRSPFRVLFAGRIEPEKGVFDLLEIAKQARALSQNIVFDLCGDGSALEALQQAAAAAGLADSFICHGHCDQAAMRQRYEAAHAVIVPTRTDFVEGFNKVVVEGVLAGRPVVTSAACPALSAVREAVVEVPPDDTAAYAGALVTLMGDRALYQQKQQACLKLQDRFYDPKRGWAARLKTLLLTCKSQNYGASALQPEYRET
- a CDS encoding oligosaccharide flippase family protein; the encoded protein is MDSSASLNRLALSGVIWTIAGYGASQIMRFGGNLILTRLLLPEYFGLMALVNIPIIGLQLFSDVGIIPSIVQNKRGDEPAFYNTAWTLQIVRGFGLWLFCLAIAYPTAQFYNEPRLLWLIPIVGLTTILNGFESTAVATLRRHVDLAKTIKFDAIMQAASLIFMIIWASFSPTIWALVGGNLVAAALRTARSFWLIPGYRNQLCWEKESLRDLFSFGRWIFISTALTFLATQADRLILGKYISITMLGIYTIAFTLSDIPRQVIGALGTKVIFPVVSRTADLPRPELRAKILKKRWLLLMGSALLLSGVVGFGDLFILMLYDNRYRDAAWMVPVMSFGLWHTLLYSTMNPCLLSVGKSVYGAWGNLLRFGAIALGIPLGFDMAGLWGGVLAITFSDLPMYGVVLYGLEKERLGCWRQDVQATAVFLGLLAAVLGLRLALGWGLPAFGGSV
- a CDS encoding glycosyltransferase, with translation MRRELHLQGITHVHAHFGTNSTTVAMLCHALGGPTYSFTVHGPEEFDRPEALLLPEKIRRAAGVVAISAFGRSQLMRWCEAADWRKIQVVHCGVDEEFLTQAATPVPETQQLVCVGRLSEQKGHLLLLEAIAPLAAEGIPFKLVLVGDGELRPQVEAAIAQYGLQSQVEITGWASSAEVRQHIVNSRALVLPSFAEGLPVVLMEALALARPVVSTYVAGIPELVESGRSGWLVPPGAVEDLTAALREVLLADSETLSAMGERGRSRVFQQHNAATEARKLATLFQQIETEARLSEAIAQPDLSQPIPEG
- a CDS encoding polysaccharide biosynthesis/export family protein, whose protein sequence is MPQRVRPIAHRNNIRVNTALTVFISTIALPVISAIALPVAAQTSSTGTSSTGWTATPTSPAAPMTNVPAQVQPSPQPGLQPLMPLLPAAPQTDSPFTLQQPLPAAQSRDTYILGAGDAIRIDIFDVPEFSGQNGQYTILSDGSLNLPWIGNVSVQNMTLEQAANTLAQRYARYIDNPLITVTLLAPRPMRIGIIGQVNRPGIYTVNPATGATSQKQTVSTAIQAAGGITQLANVRAIEVRRPTPSGEHSITVDLWRFLQAGDISQDIALQDGDTVVIPQADSIDPTESAQIAAASFSPATINVNIVGEVMRPGTLALPPNVSLNQAIMAAGGFNRQRARQSEVSLIRLNPDGTVTKREVDIDFAASLNDATNPPLRSNDIIVVGRSSLASTSDFLNTLLSPLNGVFSIFRVFDGLGTLLAPSPRNP